Genomic DNA from Pelosinus sp. UFO1:
CAACTTTATTAAATACAGTAATTAGATTTCTTGTATCTACATTCAGTTCACCAAGTACCTGATACACTGTTTTACTTTGTTCTTGGTATTGTGGATGGCTCACATCAATGATGTGTAGGAGCAAATCTGCTTGTATGACTTCTTCCAGGGTGGCGCGAAAAGCTGCAATTAGATGATGAGGAAGCTTTTGGATGAAACCTACTGTGTCAGTTAAGAGTGTGGTTTGTCCATCTGGTAAAGTCATGTGCCGTGTTGTAGGGTCAAGTGTAGCAAATAATTTGTCTTCTGCGAATACATCTGAGTCAGTGAGAGTATTTAGCAGAGTTGATTTCCCCGCATTTGTATAGCCCACTAAAGCAACTGTTGGAATTCGTGTACTTTGGCGGCGTTTACGATGTAAATTCCGTTGTTTTTCTATGTTTTCAATTTGCCTTGCGATATCGCCAATACGGTCTCGTATTCGTCGTCTATCGACTTCGATTTTGCTTTCGCCAGGACCTCTTGTGCCAATACCTCCGCCGAGTCTTGACAAAACCAGCCCTTGCCCCCCCAGTCTTGGCAAAGTATAACGTAATTGGGCTAATTCGACTTGCAATTTTGCTTCATGAGAATGAGCACGTTGGGCACAAATATCTAAAATAAGGGCTGCACGGTCGAGCACCTTAGTATTGAGTTGCTTTTCGAGATTACGTTGTTGTGCTGGAGACAACTCATCATCAAAAATAATAAGGTTAGCACCTTTTTCTTGCTTTAATAAATTAAGTTCTTGTACCTTACCCTTACCAATAAATAATGCAGGGTCAGGTCGTTCTCTTTTCTGCCAGGTCATACCCAGCACTTCAGCACCAGCTGTTTCCGCTAGTTGTTCTAATTCCTTTAAAGAGTCCTGTATCTCCCACTTGCCTTGTCGTTCAAGGCCCACTAATATCGATTTTTCTGGTTCGGAGATAGCACTGGTTCTAGTATTCAGTTCCAATTGACGTTCAATTTGTGATGCTAAGTACGTCAAATCTAATTCAATAAATTCCTCTAGAGATAATGGTCCAATTGTTTGTGTATGAAAAGTATCATTCTTGACATCTGTAATAATACCAAAACTAACTTGAATCATACCATCAAGTTGTCCAATCGCAGCCATTAAATCAAAACGCACTTGTTTCAAGGACGCAATATCCACACCGCTAAGCTCAGTATCCCCGCTCGGATGAGTATGAATACACCGTGTACCGCTTAAACGATTTGCAGAGCGGCGACCGTCGATTTCAGGCAAGACGACTGCAATGCTATTCCCTACTGCAACAGCTGTAATCTGCCCCCGTCTATTTATATATACAGCGATTTCACGTTTAAGGTCTTCTGTAATTTCAATCATTTTTTTTGCCAGTTCAGAGGTTATAACTTGTCCAAAAGGCACTGTAAACTCATAGAGTTGTTCTAGTCTTGTCAGAAAACTTTTACGTATACCATCAAATTCCCCATGTATTGTTGACATTAGATCACGCTCCTTTATGTTATTTTCTGAAAAAATAGAACAGTTTTCATGCAGAATAATAACTGGAATAACCCTTTTACTTTAGTATATTCCAGTTTCGGGGACGGTTCTCTTGCTTCCAAAATTGAATTATACCTTCTTAAAAATAAAAGAAGCAGCGGAACCGTCCCACTGCTTCCAAAAGGGCATTATAGAACGCCCTTCAGACATCTCCG
This window encodes:
- the hflX gene encoding GTPase HflX, producing MSTIHGEFDGIRKSFLTRLEQLYEFTVPFGQVITSELAKKMIEITEDLKREIAVYINRRGQITAVAVGNSIAVVLPEIDGRRSANRLSGTRCIHTHPSGDTELSGVDIASLKQVRFDLMAAIGQLDGMIQVSFGIITDVKNDTFHTQTIGPLSLEEFIELDLTYLASQIERQLELNTRTSAISEPEKSILVGLERQGKWEIQDSLKELEQLAETAGAEVLGMTWQKRERPDPALFIGKGKVQELNLLKQEKGANLIIFDDELSPAQQRNLEKQLNTKVLDRAALILDICAQRAHSHEAKLQVELAQLRYTLPRLGGQGLVLSRLGGGIGTRGPGESKIEVDRRRIRDRIGDIARQIENIEKQRNLHRKRRQSTRIPTVALVGYTNAGKSTLLNTLTDSDVFAEDKLFATLDPTTRHMTLPDGQTTLLTDTVGFIQKLPHHLIAAFRATLEEVIQADLLLHIIDVSHPQYQEQSKTVYQVLGELNVDTRNLITVFNKVDRIGNQGLLDQLLQQDNSIAISALSGVGTEKLLGLISTFLKEQTIEISLLIPYSDSSIIAQLYDVSTVHSTEYRDEGIYVLISLPPDEINRFSTYTIGADVNE